The following DNA comes from Salvia splendens isolate huo1 chromosome 17, SspV2, whole genome shotgun sequence.
TTGAACTCGTATTGTCTAAGTCTGCTTGTGCTTTTTCATTTTCAGGTAACTTCTGCACCAAATTTGAGTTTTGTAGGTGACAGGTCAATAGGGCTGCTTTATAAGCTTTTGAAATTGATTATAGAAGTGAGAGCTTTCAAATAAACTAAGAAATATGTTAGAATTCATAGATTACTTAATTTTCCAGTCTTatcttattctgatttaaaaacatttacaacttacaaatactccctccgtcccgccaTAAGCGAGGTTTTTCTTTTGGGCATGAGATTTATTAAATGATGTTTAAAGAGTTAAGTTGAGAGAGAACAAACTATGCTAGAGAATAAAGTAGTTCAGTGacgagagaataaagtagtagtAGGGAGAATACGGGTCGCTTAtggtgggacggaaggagtacattTTTATTGTTATCTTATCTATTTCCTAATGTTTCAGACTTTGGAACCTGCTATATTACCTCCTCTTGTAGAAATATACCCTGGGAATATGATTGACGACCTTACAGGTAGAACTCAATTGGGTTTTATTAATGAGATGTTCAACAGCTGATGCACATTTACTCTTTCTATAGTAGCACCTTTATTGCTGTTGGGTAGTGAGGTTCAACTAGACATGATATCATCTACAGCAACTGATTTAAACTTGTTATGTGCTGTTAATTTGATTCATTATGAATGATGCTCATGTTCTTAAATTACTTTCTCCTGAAGGTGTGCGAGATCTTgcagaaaaaaatattgaagaagCTTGTACCTTAAACATTACGAAATTTAGGTCAGATAGGTCAAGACCGATCAACCGGAGCTCTTTGCCTGAGCTCTTCTTTTCCTTCCTTACAAAGGTTTTTAAGTATTTGCTTTTTTATAAATCAATATTTGTTAAAAGTTTTTATGTTAACATCTCAAAGATAACAAACATGAACTGCCTATTTTTGTACGATAAAAGTTAGTCCAACTGTATTGACAGGGTTTTCATCCCTTTGCACCTTCAGTTTTCTGATATTTGTTCAAGAGCTTCTACACAAGGTATCAACCCATTTATGGGACATGTGGAGGATATTCATACCAACATGAGATGGCTGCCCAAAACCTATACATTATTtgtaatctctctctctctctctctctcaaatacGCACACACATTGGTAGTGGGGTATTAGGCACATCCAGAAGTTAATACATCCTTGTTGCTTTTAGGTTGAAGATCCCTTTGAACAGCCAGCTAATACAGCTAGGACAGTCAGCAGCAAACAGTTAATAAAGATTGCTGAAGTGATTCAGGTGACTCGTCAAATGCTTGTCTCGCCAAATCAAAATCAAGCTTCTCTTTCTTTAGTTTTGGCGAGGCCACATCTGTCATGGGTAGGAAGGGGAACATCCGCATCAACTTCGACAACACAGCAATCTATGCCAGCAACACCTATTACCAGAAATACACCTATTAGTAGGAACGCACCTATTAGCAGGAATGGCGCGAAGACTCGGCCAGAGAGAAAGCAGGCGCCCTTGCAAACACTGCAGAAGTCTCAGAACAAAGTAATGGATAAACCTCAAAATGGGGAAAGTAACAGATCTAAGCATGCATCTACAAGTCAGAAACAGCAAGTTTGGAGGCCAAGATCCGAGCCCAAAGCACAAAAAGACAGTTCAGGTGATTGAGTCTATATATGCTTTCAAGACCACTCATTTATTAGAGTACTTAATGTGTTAGCTCTTTTGGTGGGTGAAAGGCAGTCGTATTAAACCCAGATGATCTAGTTTTGATGCCTGTCGTCTTTAACAAAAAACTTGGCAGGCATGccatttttttgtttgtatgatttgaatgtgatgcatgcaaagCTCAGTTCCAATGGCTAGTGAAAAAGCTGATGTTTTGTTACTGCTCAAAGCACTCTAATTTGTTGAAACTTTTCTCGAGCATGGAGTCATTTACAGCATTTGAAACTGTAGAGAACTTTTCCGATAGTTGTACCATTATTTCTATCGCTCATGAAGCAATATTTTACTTGCATGCAGATATAGAATCTATTCAAAATGTAATTTAGGGATGTACTATATCCTTTTGCTTGCTTAGTTATTCAAATGGTTGTATAGTTCAATTGAAtagtttatattaattaattaagatttATTGATCAATTAACTGTAATTACAGTATGGATGTTGTACTCGTAGATATTAatgttatttattgaataattaGGTAAAACTTGTAATCAAACGCTTTTTAGGTTGTACTTTAGAAAACAAAAGATGGATTGGAGAAGTCATTGCCAGTTAAATAACAGATATTTTTGGGATGTAATTTGCAACATCAGTTTCGAGATTGTGCAAGCGTAGATTTGAAATCAGACATTTAGCCTCGTGCATTAACTATTCGACGACCATTACTGATGCGAACTCGATGATGAAGGGGCGTAAACGTTGTACGTAAGTGATGTTATAGGTTTTGAACAAGCAAATAGTAAAAGATAAAAAGATAAATAGGCAATTTGTGTACGTGATAACAGAAAGCAGAAGAGGGCAAATCATCAGGTTGTGTGATGACATACAATGGCATTTGAAGAGAATATCATATAAAAGGGCAACCTTCTTGTTACATGTAATATCTACTATActagtaatagtaataataaaaatgacgGGAGCAAGGGGGAGCAGCTGAGTTCAAAATGCCCGCGAATTACCCGAGATATAGCAAGACACAGTACGAAGACATGCCTGAGTTGATGGTGACTGCCACCCGCCCACGGAGATCTCCAGCAGAAACAACACTTTGCCATGGGCCCTTTTTCCTCTGGCCTGATGCCAACAAACACCGTCTGAGGATTATCTATCTTTCTATTCTTTTTTTCGTGTTTTTTCAGAATAATGTTTGCTACTTATGTGTGCACATGAATTAATCAAGATCCATATTAAGTGATGTATAATACCAGAAAGAGAAGACTTAAACAAACACAATGATATTAAGAAAGTGTATTTCATTGTCAATTGTTAGAATAATGCAAACAAAAGAAATAGCCTACTTACTATAGACATGAGCCTTGGTTTCCCATTGTATCTTCAATTTGCATACACAGCACTAGGTCCTTCTCCGCACCCGACGGCCACTAGGATTCACTGATTCTGCTACGCCATCTGCTGCCAAATCCAGCGCGAAGATGCTGCTGATGCTCCTTTTCTTACCTGATACGAGATTCGGCTTCTCATCCACCAATGCCACTGTTTCCAGCAATTCCAACAGCAGCGAGGGGCAACTCTCTTCCAAGTGTTTGAACCCTTCTGATTTCATCACCACTGCAATGGCAAACCAAACCATTAATACTATGGTAAATCAATATGAAACCATCATTCATGGGATTTGGGGGGAAGATCTCGAGTAAACATAGTACATTGCAATTTGAACATCTCCTCATGAGGTCTGGATTCTCATATTTTCACTACTTTGGTCGATTTATAATACTTCCTGTTATCCAAACATCAAAGAACTCTACCCCAGAAAAGCATCAACTCCAAACACATTCACATCGTAAACTACCTCATGCAAGTAAAAGCAAAATAAGGCAATCTTGGAGCCACGGACTTTTGAGCAACCATACTAAGCATGTGTTTATATATAGAACTGACATAAAAATATGATAATTGCTGCTCTTATGAAAACATATTACATTGAACATAGTGGTTATACCAATCATTATATGTAAACATAATTTAGTTGCATTAACCTATTGTGAAATGGCCTTGAAGTTTGTTTTGGTCAGAACTATTATAATGGAATGCAGAATACCATCTATGCGTGACAGAAATAGCTTAATCAGGATTCGTGTTGACATACTTGTTTATTGAAGCTAGGTCGCATTTGAAAGTATTCTTAGGTGCAACATCATAAACTTCACTTatctatttcctttttatattTCTGTTTCACTTTCTTTGGATaggaaaacaaagaaaaaacatACAGACGTGTGATTAAGGCACAGAAAACAAAATAGCCACCAAATATGAAGAAGActtaatttcatcataaacatGTCTCCAGATAACGGAGTGGAAATTATAATTGACATAACCTGAAAACTTGCACCACTCAGATCTACGGACTACACGCACCTCCCAAGTTTGCTGCAGCAAATTTTAGACATATGGGCTTGAGCTGTGTGCAGTGATGCTGTTCTGCCAGGGAAAGAGTTGTTGCCACTGTATCAGTGCTGAACTCTTCACATAATTTTGCTTCACACAATAGCTTCAACCTATCTAAACCAAATTGGTCCGCAGCAGCCAATAGATGTTGCGTCATGATCGTAGAAGAAGCAGGCGTTGAATCATCGATTTCAGTAAAATCAGGAAGTTCATCGGAGTAAATAAAATGTAGCAAAGCCTGCAGATAATTAACCACATAAATTGACGAAGATGACTTGTAAAGAAATGAAGAACCAGACGATGTGCATATCATTTgcaatacattaataaaaaagctCCAGTGACCATCCATAAGGATTGTTAACAGCAGTCTTAGGTATCACAGTTGCGGTTCCATGTAGCTGAGAAATGTGGATAGTACAATACGGAGTAATAGAAAAGCTCAACCTAGAGACTAAGGATTCAATTTACCTAATGTGTCAAAAATACCTCACAACCAGCCCTAAGGTACAAGAAAGTCATTGCTTTCCATTTCATGAAACAGCCAGTATAAGTCTTGAATAAAATTCTATAATAATTTGAAAGCATTATGCAAATAACCATTTAATGAAACAGCAGAGATTACAAACAAAATAAGTTTTATGTACTATATTATATCCAACATGTATATGATATTTTTTATCAAACATGAATTGCCATAGGAACTGTCAAAAAATAATGTGGGATATGATAAGATAGCCTTCAAACATCAAAGTTCCAGCACAGCACACAAGAATACTGAAAAAACAAATCATTTTTATCTGTACTTCACTATCTTATCACATTTCATGTTATGTTACGCATTAAACGAACCCTTCGAGTTTTAGTGATGCGAGTATTAGTGTATGTGTGACATGTGTCATTCTTAACATTATTATATATTACAGTGATAGAATTATGTGCcatcaaatttaaaaaacaagGGCAATTATAATTCCGCCTCTGTTATCCTCTCATGTAGAATTTTGTAACCCACAAacattgcaaaaaaaaataaaaagaaattaaaccAGATGTAAATGAAACAATGAAGGAAAGTTGTGATATATTTCCAGTTGGATACAGTTAAGTATGCGTTGGAGGCTTAGAGTCATTATATCACAAGGTGAtgattttatttctgttttctcTAGGGATTTTACTGTGTTCAGAATTCGCAGCTAAGTTAATCTCAAATCCCCAGTCTTTGTGATTTCCTTAAATCCTTTCTTGTTAAAAATTGCTCTGAAATGCTATTTAATTTGCTGCTGtttcttcagcttatataaTTTACTAGTACTAAAACATGGAAATAAAACCACAGGCGTAATGTCGTGTGATACTTTGACGTTTTGTTCCACCCCATTTTTTTTCAACCTGAACAAAGTGGTTAATGTTACAAGACAAAGAAACAAACCTTGAAAATGGATGGTTCAACATCCTTCAGTTCCACCTTTCCACTATTAGGATTTCCAACAAGTCCGAAGAATTGAGCTTTAAATACAGGAGAACGAGCAGCAAGTACTATCTTATGGGCCTTGAATGACTCCTTCCCGACTTGGAAAACTACGTCACAGCCAAGTTCAGCATCCAGCAAATGCTTGAGACTCTGACCCATATCTGATGGGGGGACGTGAACACTATACATCTTTGGTCCCTCAACACGAGTTCGAACAACCCCCACAGTGCAATGCATAGAAAGACAATTATCCTTCAGATAATCAGAAGTTTCTAAGGCAGCCCTTCTGAAAAAACGCTTATAACCCCTGCAAACACAAGTAGATTAGTAATTCTACAAACGTAATCATGATTTTGCCTTTTTCGATCACAAACAAATGGCAAAAGTAatgaacaacaaaaaaaatcaacagtACCACTTCCACTTCCAAGAATCAAAAAAGTGTTTTTAAAACCCTAATTGTCCAGAATTCATCAATCACAACCATATTCTAGATTTCTAATTTCACTCAGCCACCAATAAAACCAACGAATTGACACAATTCCAAACAATTGCGAATCAGTACCACATGCTTCCTCTGTACTTGAGCGTATAAGGCCCGCTCTCGAGCGCGCGATCGAAATGACTATGCACCTTATGCTTCCCCTTCCCACTCTGATCCAATAGAGCCAGCTCAAACAGCGCCCTCACATCGGTGCCCTCGCTCGCTAGCGCGATGAAAACGGACACGTACGTGGACGAATCCTCTGGGTTTTTCCCATCGGGGTAGAAGTAAATCGCCCAATCGTAGCCTCCGATGTTAAAAGTATCGGAAGAAACGTACTTTCCAGGGCCCATGCCCTTCGCCAGAGAGTAGCCGCGGATGGTGAAGTGGTGCGTCCCATTCACCGTGTCGTTGATCGACCTGGAGCTCGAATCGAGCGCGATGTAGTGTTCGTTGGGGGAGACGATCATTTCATTGGAATGTGGGGAATTCGTAGAGAAAATTGGGGGGTTTGGATCAGGGATTGAGGATTGGGGTTTTGATAACtggaatttgagaatttgaGTGGAGTTGAGTGAGAATTTGGGTGGATTTGATTGATGATTAGGGCTGGATTTGAAGATATAATATTGGAATTGGAACAACTGAAAAAGAAGCgaacttttctttttatttctttgttatcctaaaatataaatattgttaATTGGGTGGGTCGGGTTGGTCAAAGTAAGAGTTAGCCGGGTCGGATCATGCCTATTGAAAATAGATAATTatcataaaaattataaatatttttattaatttctacttttaaaattataattttgtaaTTGTCTCACACTAGTTAAAATTGAAACTAATATGAAAAATCAAATGTGATTGTGACAATAAAACAGTGTTGTTTTGGATACATCTTTTAGTTAACACCGAAAATATGATGTCGTCAATtcgtcattttataaaaataatgtcCTTTTGGTGTCACagcttattttttttatacaactagtttcaacttttgtTATACTATTATCAAGAAAAACTTATAATTATCAAGAAATACTACTCTGCAACCTCGATACAACATGTAACCTAGGAATATGAAAAGATGTCAAATAGTAATTCTTAATCATAGTTCTTTAATTACTCAATATATTTGAATATTACGACATTCCATAACAACCTAGGAATATGAAATGATCATGTCAAATAGCATTATAGATACAAGAGTCTCTTCCATTCCACACACTCACACCTAGGgggaattataccgaaataccggaaTACCGAACttaccgtatcgaaaaaataccgaaaataccgatttttcggtataccgtagttttcggtacggtatgaaagattcggtacggtaacggtattagatttcctataccgcggtataccgaattttcAGTATATACTGACGCTTCGGTATACTGTtgattattaaatatataaatatatatacctatagagtcgtgatcatatgataacccctaaatattgtaataaccctataaccaaatctggaccacacatatttctaaccATGcagttgagattcaaacttagatttacttcataaaaaaaagcgcggggctAAAAcagtcatttccctcatttaatttctgaatttcgccaaatatcacgtaaaatgataaaatgataggtttattgcatagaatgatagttttgagattcaaacttatatttacttcataaaaaaaagcgcgggagtaaaactgtcatttccctcatttaatttctgaatttcgccaaatatcacgtaaaatgataaaatgatatgtttattgcatagaatgatagttttgccggatagaattatactctgagttgataaaatgatacttttgactgactgataaaatgataggtttattgcatagaatgatagttttgtcggatagaatgatactctgagttgataaaatgatacttttgactgaccgataaaatgataaaatgataggtttattgcatagaatgatagttttgccggatagaatgatactctgagttgataatatgatacttttgactgactgataaaatgataaaatgatatatgttaggtttattgcatagaatgatagttttttccggatagaataatactctgagttgataaaatgatacttttagcttataaatgttaggtttactgcataaaatgatagttttgccggatagaatgatactttcagccgatagaatgatagttttgccgggtagaatgataatttcagccgatagaatcataggtatttttggtgtataaaatgacatttttgtttaataaaatgatacttttacctgataaaatgataatctaagctgataaaatgacagtaaccttataaaatgataccctgagttgataaaatgatacgtttactgctttgtaggtttgtatattatgtattgtgccgattatattaggtttattgcatagaatgatagttttgccggatagaatgatactctgagttgataaaatgatacttttgactgactgataaaatgataaaatgataggtttattgcatagaatgatagttttgccggatagaatgatactctgagttgataaaatgatacttttgactgactgataaaatgataaaatgatatatgttaggtttattgcatagaatgatagttttgccggatagaatgatactctgagttgataaaatgatacttttgactgactgataaaatgataaaatgagcgaaattcagaaattaaatgagtgaaatttggatacttaaattttatcatgagcgaaatgacatatttacccccgcgctttttttatgaagtaaatctaagtttgaatctagaccacgtgattttaaaaatgtgtggtccagatttagttatagggttattacggaaattggggttatcattataatgcacccatatacctatatatataatatttatgttatatttataggattattattattatatatatataaccctTTTATTTATAGCAGATTGGATCCTCCATTTTCAGTTTCATTTACAAGTAACGTCTTTTGTCAAATTCACCAACAAGGTTCCAAGAAATGAAGACAATGTTGCTCatgattttataatttgtttttgATTTGGTCGTCAAagttttataaatttgaatattataATGATTTTATGGAGTTTAATTGTTTTATACCTTTTGAAGTAGTTGAACAATATagaattgtttttttaatattttaggtataatatattattttttcggTATAACAGGAATACTATGAcgtaccgaagttcggtataccgcaaaagtacggtataccggaatgcggtacggtataccgaaaacatAGTATTGTAACGGTATCAAAAGCTACCATATCaaatttccggtataccgaaaaattcggtacgatatcggtatggtattttgtcataccgtaactttcggtacggtatacggTATGACACtcaaagtacggtataccgtaccggaCCATCCCTACTCACACCTCCTATGCCAGCACCATCCATGTTCAACCCACCGTGCCTCCGCCGTCTGACGATGTCCAACCCACCTTGCCTTCCTCCAATCGGATTGCTGCCAACTAAGCAACATCAGAATTATGAACTTTGGCGCCATGGTATGCATTTGATCTTAACGTGCGCTCATTGGTTTAAAGGGCTGATCTTAACCTACGTCATTTTTCTTAGATTTTGATTCGCTAATCATAGCTGGAACAATCTAGAAGCTAAAACatctactccctccattccatagtaatggaaGCGTTTCTTTTAGGCacggaaattaaaaaaattgtgttaggtgagttaagtaaatggagaataaaatggaaaatgaaaaaggtagaaagatgaagagagaaaaaagtaacagagagtaaagtaggtgtagaaaaatgtgttgacttttactaaaaagggaaatgactctattactatggaacgtaccaaattgataaaatgactctattactatggaacggagggagtaatactttTTGTTTCACATTCCTTAGCGCCAAAAATCATTAATTCAAAAACCTAATTGTCTTCATCTCTCTCTGGTCTAAAAATATCTATGTCTTGCCATAAAATGCTTCCTAACAGGAGGATTTCTCAAGTCGGTTCTTCATCTACTAGAGCTGTCGTTTATTTTCCACCTCTTCGTCCTGATCCAACTGTGGTGAGTTTGTCATgtttaagtttattttataaagcATTTTAGTTTTTTCGGCAAATTAGAGTAGATTGTTTAGTAAGATTCAATTATCTCCAGGCTGACAGCATGGAGGTACTTAATGAGTTTCACCGAAATCCGAGAATGTTTGATCATTTCAATATGATCTGAAATCACATCTCTGTCTTCAGGTATTTACTATTTCAATTTTGTTGATATCTGATCTTGTCTATATTTGCATTTATGAGGATTTGTATGATATCTATATATTTGTTGaattttgcttgattttggTTAGTTATATGAAGATTTGCATACGCTGTCTATTTTTGTTGCATCTATGAGGATTTGTATGCTGTCTATATGAATTTGTTAAATTTTGCTTGATTTCGTTTAGTTCTATGAAGATTTGTATGTTGTGTATTTTTGTTGCATCTATGCAGGTTTGCATGCCGTCtatgtttttgttgaattttgcaTGATTTCATCTTGTTCCCTATTGGATAGGATAGGATATTAATCTGTTATTGGATGTGAAGATTGAATATgagatttatattttgtttctctgattttgtttaaatttatgtttCTCTGATTTCCATTTGAAAGTAGTACTTAAAAAATGCTAGGATATTCAACTGGTTATGTATTTGATATGGTTGGTAATTCATCTAGTTCTTGATATGATTTGAAGTTATGATAGGGTATTCCTCATGttctcttatttttattatatttatgttctctgtttttatttatttgttgctATCTTATAGTAAGGATCGATCAAGTTCTCTGTTAGTTGAATATATTATCCAAGAGCCCATGTCTATTGAGCATATGGCAGTTATCTGCTCTGAGCTGACGGTTGATGCCTGAATATTGCTCTTAATGTGTACGGTGACTGTGTGTTACAAAGGTTATTAAACCGTCGAATTGGCGTGCCTGTTTCAGACATAATAGAAGTCCTGCTATCTCATTTCAATGAGTTATGTTGTAGTATACCAGGTTCCCATGTTATGGTTGTGGCTATACCTAAAATGTCTAAATAGGATAAAATGTAAGTTTCTATTATGCTGAGTGGTTGTTTAAAGGAATATATTGTGCATGAGGTTACATATAAGGTTGTAAGAACAACCTTTAATTCAGTTGATGAAAAGTATTTGAGCTTTGCAAATGGGGTCTTTGAGGAGAATTTTTTTGTCTTTTCCAAGAATATGAATAGCAGTCTAGTTATCCAGGGAATATCCAATAGTCAAAGCTGCCCCTATATATGCTATTATCTGATAGAGCTTGTGATGCATCATGTAGAGGATCTCTCAATGGACAAGTGTGAGAATTACATATTGTTCAGGTatgaaaatgatgtttaacATTTCATCTTTTGATGTCATTTTACATTTCTAATATATCTTTTTAATGGCATTTGCAACAATTAGTTATGAAAAATGGCAACAATGAGCAATTTTCTTATATCTTCTCTATGTTGATAAACCCTTCCATTCTTAGGGTGAGTTCTACTTCATAATATCATCAAATTGGGTTTCTTGTATTTATGTTATCTAACTAAATGATCTTCCTTTTAGGTATTGATAGGGGACAAGTTTGGATACTATATGTATGCTTGTGTCATTTCCCTGTGTGATAGGGAGCAGATAAACACATGTCTTGAAGGTTTTGATGCCCTTAACCTTGGTGATAACAATGTTGCCGGCAGGAGCTTGTTCTCTCTCAAGTTCAAAGCAAGCAAATTGCTTGCTGCTATGAACTAATCCTCTTCACACTACTTGCAGgtatgaaataatattctttaCACTACTTGCAGCTATGAACTAATCCTCTATACATTGCTTGCTGCTATGAACTAATCCTCTGTCAATAGCTTGATGCTATGAAGTAATCATTTGTGTGTACAAGTGTAAATTTTGAACACCTCCTACGCAAATGATGGTTGATACTATGAAGTAATCATTTGTGTGTACAAGTGTAAATTTTGAACACCTCCTACGCAAATGATGGTTGGCAATGTGAATGGAATATGGTATGAGATCTATGGTATTAGGTTTTGGATATCTAAATTCATATTATTGGAGGTGTTGGATTTCAGAATTAAACAAACCCTCAACCCAAATGAAAGCTGATCAGATTCTTTAAATTAAACATACAAATTTAGTTTTGAATTAATCATCGTAAGAGTCAACTAAAGAATTTGGCAGGGGATTGCATAAATATCGGTAGGTATTGATAAGTGCACGTgggaaaaataaagaaatctAAACAAGGAGTAATTGTTATTAGGATGTGAAtcttgaaagttgaaactcATTAAAATGTGACATGAAACGTAATTAATTAGTGAACTGAATCGAGTCAtttgtataaatatatttatacaatGTTTATTAAAGGGTTAAGAATTAACTCTCACTTTTTACGGGATACGTATATATGTTTTTGAATATTGGACTATTCGGTACGATATACCGAAATTTCGACAACGGTAACAGTATAGATATTATCCACACCGAAATCCGATATACCGAAACTTTCGATATGgcaacgatatgaaattctttcatatcgatattttcgatacgataatgATATAAAATTTTCGGTACAATATACCTTATCAACCCAGCCGTAGCAACGACTTCCATCATCGTGTCGCAACGCTTTGGACAGTTTGTCAAATGCAAGATATCCTACAATGATAAATGAAGCGTTATGAGTAAATGGATGTTCATTTAAAGATAACTATAACGCATAAGAAAAATTTACAAGATTGACCTAACAAAAATGGTCTAACTTGGACAACAAGTCCCCCCTACTTATGCTTGATTATG
Coding sequences within:
- the LOC121775482 gene encoding BTB/POZ and MATH domain-containing protein 3-like isoform X1; the encoded protein is MIVSPNEHYIALDSSSRSINDTVNGTHHFTIRGYSLAKGMGPGKYVSSDTFNIGGYDWAIYFYPDGKNPEDSSTYVSVFIALASEGTDVRALFELALLDQSGKGKHKVHSHFDRALESGPYTLKYRGSMWGYKRFFRRAALETSDYLKDNCLSMHCTVGVVRTRVEGPKMYSVHVPPSDMGQSLKHLLDAELGCDVVFQVGKESFKAHKIVLAARSPVFKAQFFGLVGNPNSGKVELKDVEPSIFKALLHFIYSDELPDFTEIDDSTPASSTIMTQHLLAAADQFGLDRLKLLCEAKLCEEFSTDTVATTLSLAEQHHCTQLKPICLKFAAANLGVVMKSEGFKHLEESCPSLLLELLETVALVDEKPNLVSGKKRSISSIFALDLAADGVAESVNPSGRRVRRRT
- the LOC121775482 gene encoding BTB/POZ and MATH domain-containing protein 3-like isoform X2, whose product is MIVSPNEHYIALDSSSRSINDTVNGTHHFTIRGYSLAKGMGPGKYVSSDTFNIGGYDWAIYFYPDGKNPEDSSTYVSVFIALASEGTDVRALFELALLDQSGKGKHKVHSHFDRALESGPYTLKYRGSMWGYKRFFRRAALETSDYLKDNCLSMHCTVGVVRTRVEGPKMYSVHVPPSDMGQSLKHLLDAELGCDVVFQVGKESFKAHKIVLAARSPVFKAQFFGLVGNPNSGKVELKDVEPSIFKALLHFIYSDELPDFTEIDDSTPASSTIMTQHLLAAADQFGLDRLKLLCEAKLCEEFSTDTVATTLSLAEQHHCTQLKPICLKFAAANLGGACSP
- the LOC121773793 gene encoding protein HESO1-like encodes the protein MNGYDQVERVLNHILRAINPSKEDWTIRLHIIDEVQEVIGSVESLRGATVEPYGSFVSNLFTKWGDLDVSIEILNGTYISSPGRKHKQTLLADVIKALRRKGGFRRLQFISNARVPIVKFEGKFNISCDLSINNLSGQMKSKILYWISGIDTRFRDLVLLVKEWAKTHHINDSKSGSLNSYCLSLLVLFHFQTLEPAILPPLVEIYPGNMIDDLTGVRDLAEKNIEEACTLNITKFRSDRSRPINRSSLPELFFSFLTKFSDICSRASTQGINPFMGHVEDIHTNMRWLPKTYTLFVEDPFEQPANTARTVSSKQLIKIAEVIQVTRQMLVSPNQNQASLSLVLARPHLSWVGRGTSASTSTTQQSMPATPITRNTPISRNAPISRNGAKTRPERKQAPLQTLQKSQNKVMDKPQNGESNRSKHASTSQKQQVWRPRSEPKAQKDSSGD